One genomic segment of Paenibacillus sp. FSL H8-0332 includes these proteins:
- a CDS encoding ABC transporter substrate-binding protein — MNKTRQPFAILGMLFLMGTLLLACSSDKEQAGNIAATTAPATEASVSPAVPAATTRSYTDYKGHTAEIPVNPQRIIYSGETYGDLTALGVQAIGYPLSMGEGQVFEDKLTGVEDVGFPINLEKTIELQPDLIIYAGIEEADYEALSKIAPTIIFNTFAPLKERMLEIGDILGKKPEAEAWLAEYGAKEEAMWAQLKAAGMKDGETASVFTYYPGDRLFVMATTGLSQVLYGEQGFKPSPAIQQVLDDDMGFQEISLEVLQEYAGDRIFLLTPVAEEAKQSTDKLLESAVWKSLPAVKNGYVYTQDITKTSSDATTREWLLGELPAMLGKQ, encoded by the coding sequence ATGAACAAGACACGACAACCCTTCGCTATCCTGGGCATGCTCTTCCTGATGGGCACCTTACTGCTCGCCTGCAGCAGCGATAAGGAACAGGCCGGCAATATAGCAGCAACCACCGCTCCCGCTACGGAAGCTTCCGTAAGCCCTGCGGTACCAGCAGCTACAACCCGTTCATACACGGATTACAAAGGCCATACGGCGGAGATTCCTGTGAACCCGCAGCGGATTATCTACTCTGGAGAAACGTACGGCGATCTGACCGCACTCGGTGTACAGGCCATAGGCTATCCGCTCTCCATGGGTGAAGGCCAGGTATTCGAGGACAAGCTCACTGGCGTGGAAGATGTAGGATTCCCGATTAACCTGGAGAAGACGATTGAGCTTCAGCCCGACCTGATCATCTATGCCGGCATTGAGGAAGCAGATTACGAGGCTCTGTCCAAAATTGCTCCAACGATTATCTTCAATACCTTCGCCCCGCTGAAGGAACGGATGCTGGAAATCGGGGATATCCTGGGCAAGAAGCCTGAAGCGGAGGCGTGGCTGGCTGAATACGGAGCGAAGGAAGAAGCGATGTGGGCGCAGCTTAAGGCTGCGGGCATGAAGGACGGCGAGACGGCTTCCGTCTTCACTTATTATCCGGGAGACCGGCTGTTTGTAATGGCAACGACCGGCCTCTCGCAGGTGCTGTACGGAGAGCAAGGCTTCAAGCCTTCCCCGGCCATTCAACAGGTACTGGACGACGATATGGGCTTTCAGGAAATCTCGCTGGAGGTGCTGCAGGAATATGCCGGGGACCGGATCTTTCTCCTGACTCCGGTAGCTGAGGAAGCCAAGCAATCGACGGACAAGCTGCTGGAGAGCGCGGTGTGGAAAAGCCTGCCCGCCGTTAAAAACGGCTACGTCTACACACAGGACATCACGAAGACCTCCAGTGATGCTACCACAAGAGAATGGCTGCTCGGCGAGCTTCCCGCCATGCTGGGCAAGCAATAA
- a CDS encoding NUDIX domain-containing protein — protein sequence MKECNGEGEVPYCESCAVFRFPVFSTAMSTAVLNRGLDRIMLIQQYKRKDYILLAGYVNKGENAEAALVREVKEEAGLEVIAYEYMRSQYFAPSNTLMLNYISVADTEDLSAMSDELDHAAWFTLDEAADAILPGSLAESFLLTIIDKLRQGRALEDFTAVVR from the coding sequence ATGAAGGAATGCAATGGAGAAGGAGAGGTACCCTACTGTGAATCCTGCGCCGTCTTCAGATTCCCTGTGTTCAGCACAGCGATGAGTACAGCCGTACTGAACCGGGGACTCGATAGAATAATGCTCATCCAGCAGTATAAGCGCAAGGATTACATTTTGCTCGCCGGGTATGTGAATAAGGGAGAGAACGCCGAAGCGGCCTTGGTCCGTGAAGTGAAGGAAGAAGCGGGGCTTGAAGTGATTGCTTATGAATATATGCGCAGCCAGTATTTCGCCCCGTCCAATACGTTAATGCTCAATTACATCAGTGTGGCCGATACGGAGGACCTGAGTGCCATGAGCGACGAGCTGGACCACGCAGCCTGGTTCACCCTGGATGAAGCTGCGGACGCGATATTACCAGGCAGCCTCGCGGAGAGCTTCCTGCTGACCATCATCGATAAGCTGAGACAGGGGCGGGCTCTGGAGGATTTTACAGCGGTTGTCCGGTAA
- a CDS encoding sensor domain-containing protein, translated as MIRQSIDAWKILILSLPKGIIAFVIAVTGLCASLPLIIIWVGLPLLALTLAWCRSMMSSEHKIVEAWSSGNSRRGTGQPAAADHAPAFRWEGLRTLGHQLRERESYRGILYSLLQLPAGILGFTLALVLPTVAFSALLSPLAQRISASVFSYDLNMLDPEFFFFLSGTTSDERSWILCGTGFVLLLILPLLLVALGRLYAAWISAISGTHMNSANTPLEVIHT; from the coding sequence ATGATAAGACAAAGTATAGATGCGTGGAAAATACTGATCCTCTCTCTGCCTAAAGGAATCATCGCCTTCGTGATTGCTGTTACAGGTCTGTGTGCAAGCCTGCCCCTAATTATTATATGGGTTGGGCTGCCTCTGCTGGCCCTGACCTTGGCCTGGTGCCGCAGCATGATGTCTAGTGAACACAAGATCGTTGAAGCCTGGTCCAGCGGCAACAGCCGCCGGGGAACCGGGCAGCCCGCTGCCGCAGATCATGCTCCCGCCTTCCGCTGGGAGGGGCTGCGGACATTAGGACACCAGCTCCGCGAAAGGGAGTCGTACCGGGGAATCCTGTACAGCCTCCTCCAGCTGCCCGCAGGCATTCTGGGCTTCACGCTTGCGCTGGTCCTGCCTACGGTTGCATTCAGTGCTCTTCTGTCGCCTTTGGCCCAGCGAATCAGTGCATCGGTATTCTCCTATGATCTGAATATGCTGGACCCGGAGTTCTTCTTCTTCCTGTCCGGCACTACCTCGGACGAACGCTCGTGGATTCTATGCGGAACCGGATTTGTGCTGCTGCTGATTCTGCCGCTGCTGCTTGTGGCTCTTGGACGTTTGTACGCGGCCTGGATCAGCGCAATCTCAGGAACACACATGAACTCAGCCAATACCCCGCTTGAAGTCATACATACCTGA
- a CDS encoding sugar kinase, with amino-acid sequence MSSRGSENKIILIKRKTRLEELVVRYNTIQQAQFYIERLGADFSDYLSEDFQYRKAVETAVTELSAIGRLQVLERQHVPNFIFGAGDTVVVLGQDGLVANTLKYLQEQPLIGVNPDPLRWDGVLLPFRVKEVRQVVTEVLRAQRQVREVTLAKVELNDGQSLYGVNDLFIGRRTHVSARYQLELNGQLEQQSSSGIIVSTGLGSTGWLKSVLAGAAGIVSRAAQMQHAEAEQTARVSAEIAAVSAGSGLAWNHPELYFTVREPFPSRTTSAELVFGRISSSLPLRITSQMPEDGVIFSDGVESDYLEFNSGVEATVGLAEKTGRLVV; translated from the coding sequence ATGAGCAGCCGGGGATCGGAGAACAAAATCATACTGATCAAACGCAAGACTCGCCTGGAGGAGCTGGTGGTCCGCTACAATACGATCCAGCAGGCCCAGTTCTATATTGAACGGCTGGGAGCCGATTTCAGCGACTACTTAAGCGAGGATTTCCAATACCGCAAGGCGGTGGAGACCGCAGTGACCGAGCTCAGCGCCATCGGCCGGCTGCAGGTGCTGGAGCGGCAGCATGTGCCAAATTTCATCTTCGGGGCCGGGGATACCGTTGTGGTCCTGGGCCAGGACGGCCTGGTCGCCAATACACTGAAATACCTTCAGGAGCAGCCGCTGATCGGAGTGAATCCTGATCCGCTGCGCTGGGATGGCGTACTGTTGCCCTTCAGAGTCAAGGAGGTGCGGCAGGTGGTGACGGAGGTGCTGCGCGCCCAGCGCCAGGTCCGTGAGGTTACCCTTGCCAAGGTGGAGCTGAATGACGGCCAGAGCCTGTACGGGGTGAATGATCTGTTCATCGGCCGCCGGACCCATGTCTCGGCCCGGTATCAGCTGGAGCTGAACGGGCAGCTGGAGCAGCAGTCCTCCAGCGGCATCATTGTCTCGACCGGCCTAGGCTCCACGGGCTGGCTCAAGAGTGTGCTCGCCGGAGCCGCAGGAATCGTCAGCCGTGCTGCACAAATGCAGCATGCAGAGGCTGAACAGACCGCCCGGGTGTCTGCGGAGATTGCCGCAGTCAGCGCGGGCAGCGGGCTGGCCTGGAACCATCCTGAGCTGTATTTCACCGTGCGGGAGCCTTTTCCAAGCCGGACCACTTCAGCAGAACTGGTATTCGGGAGAATCAGCAGCAGTCTGCCGCTGCGCATCACCTCGCAGATGCCGGAGGATGGCGTGATTTTCAGCGATGGAGTGGAGAGCGATTATCTGGAGTTCAACTCCGGCGTGGAAGCGACGGTTGGGCTCGCGGAGAAGACCGGCAGGCTGGTAGTCTAA
- a CDS encoding L,D-transpeptidase family protein has product MNQREQASRIQTYFPRSIALTLVFVMLLTACFTGSAQAASASSDLIIVNKKTNKLAYYSDGKLVKIFPVATGKTKSLTPEGSFKMVVKIKNRPYYKDKIPGGDPANPLGDRWLGLEVNDTYGTTYAIHGNNNESSIGKYVSAGCIRMHNDDIHWLYPKISKNTRVIITTSGLEMAGIAEKNGYRLGSTMIAGAFVKGGEKLPVKNSFLLEDSRVYIPLSESVKLLGGSLMQEAGTGALIITVGKNTAVHKPLSTKAKVNGKTVVMLASKSIDGRLYIPLGSLTPLFGLPFTWNAKDGVVKL; this is encoded by the coding sequence ATGAATCAGCGTGAACAGGCTAGCCGGATTCAAACTTATTTTCCAAGAAGTATCGCATTAACGCTGGTATTTGTAATGCTGTTGACAGCATGCTTCACAGGATCGGCGCAAGCGGCATCAGCATCCTCAGATCTGATCATTGTGAACAAAAAAACGAACAAACTGGCTTATTACAGCGATGGTAAGCTGGTGAAGATTTTTCCGGTCGCTACCGGCAAAACGAAAAGCCTGACGCCTGAAGGCAGCTTCAAGATGGTGGTCAAAATCAAGAACAGACCCTATTACAAGGATAAGATTCCCGGAGGCGATCCGGCTAATCCGCTGGGGGACCGCTGGCTGGGGCTGGAGGTAAATGACACTTACGGCACCACCTACGCCATTCACGGCAACAACAATGAATCCTCCATCGGTAAATATGTCAGCGCTGGATGCATCCGCATGCACAATGACGATATTCACTGGCTGTATCCGAAGATTTCGAAGAACACCCGGGTTATCATTACAACCTCCGGGCTTGAGATGGCAGGCATTGCCGAGAAGAACGGCTACCGTCTGGGATCTACGATGATTGCGGGAGCTTTTGTCAAGGGCGGGGAGAAGCTGCCGGTGAAGAATTCCTTCCTGCTGGAGGATTCGCGGGTGTATATTCCACTGAGTGAATCCGTGAAGCTGCTGGGCGGAAGCCTGATGCAGGAGGCGGGAACCGGAGCGCTCATCATCACAGTAGGCAAGAATACAGCAGTTCACAAACCGCTCAGCACGAAGGCAAAAGTGAACGGTAAAACAGTGGTGATGCTAGCCTCCAAAAGTATAGACGGCCGCCTGTACATTCCGCTTGGCAGCTTAACGCCGCTGTTCGGCCTGCCGTTCACCTGGAATGCTAAAGACGGAGTAGTGAAGCTGTAA
- a CDS encoding copper homeostasis protein CutC, translated as MLLEVIATTVKDAVIAERYGADRIELITGIREGGLTPSLGLIEAVREQVSIPVRVMVRPHARSFVYDTSDVETMLRDIRHIAGVGGLSVVMGMLRQDRTIDEELLNRLLERAAGMEVTFHRAFDEVKDQLEALEVLKRYPQITDILTSGGTAAANTPGGMVRLAVLERLSAGSSLSILAGSGLNAADLKDFVTRTGVRRVHFGSAVREGGDPLKPIDPERLAAIRGLLKP; from the coding sequence ATGCTGTTAGAGGTTATAGCTACTACAGTAAAAGATGCGGTCATAGCGGAGCGTTATGGTGCTGACCGGATTGAACTGATCACAGGCATCCGGGAGGGCGGACTAACGCCCAGTCTGGGCCTGATTGAAGCGGTCCGGGAGCAGGTCAGCATTCCGGTGAGAGTGATGGTAAGGCCGCATGCACGCTCCTTCGTGTATGATACATCCGATGTTGAGACCATGCTGCGCGATATCCGCCACATAGCCGGGGTAGGCGGGCTGTCTGTGGTGATGGGCATGCTCCGCCAGGACCGGACGATAGATGAAGAACTGCTGAACCGGCTCCTGGAGCGGGCAGCGGGGATGGAGGTCACCTTCCACCGTGCGTTCGACGAGGTGAAGGACCAGCTTGAAGCCCTGGAGGTCCTGAAGCGGTATCCGCAGATTACGGATATCCTGACTTCCGGCGGGACTGCTGCTGCCAATACGCCTGGCGGTATGGTGAGGCTTGCTGTGCTGGAACGGCTGTCTGCCGGTTCTTCGCTCTCCATCCTCGCAGGCAGCGGCCTGAATGCCGCAGACCTGAAGGATTTCGTTACGCGGACCGGCGTCCGCCGGGTACACTTCGGTTCGGCAGTCCGCGAGGGCGGCGATCCGCTGAAGCCGATTGACCCCGAGCGGCTCGCAGCCATCCGTGGGCTTCTCAAGCCCTAG
- a CDS encoding SPFH domain-containing protein: MFGFRYVKFQPSDYVLKVKNGKVVREGVGLSFHYYAPTTSVVVVPVSSIDVPFMFEEITADYQTVTVQGQLTYRIVDYRKTTQILNYTYNLKKNTYLSDDPHKLAQRVINIAKVLTKKQLGQLPLKEAIQSSERLAKMITLEIGQSAEIEKLGIELMGLSILAIVPNKETLRALEAQAREEMLRNADNALYERRNASIEQERRVKENELNTEIAVQTKKRQMREALLDSDRSAKQKQNEMKEEQLVFDTELEEKKQALIELATANKRAEADAKAYELTAVMNSLQNVSPNVLQALTNVGMNPDKLIAIAFQELAENAGKIGQLNITPDLLQGIMAGSAGGGAGADRGGNGR, from the coding sequence ATGTTCGGATTCCGCTACGTGAAATTTCAGCCCAGTGATTATGTGCTTAAGGTGAAGAACGGCAAGGTAGTGCGGGAAGGGGTCGGACTTTCTTTTCATTATTATGCGCCGACGACTTCGGTGGTTGTGGTGCCTGTCTCCTCAATCGATGTTCCATTCATGTTCGAGGAGATTACGGCAGACTATCAGACGGTAACCGTCCAGGGGCAGCTGACCTACCGGATTGTTGATTACCGTAAGACCACCCAGATCCTCAACTACACTTATAATCTGAAAAAGAATACCTATCTCTCCGACGATCCGCACAAGCTGGCCCAGCGGGTAATCAATATCGCCAAGGTCCTGACCAAGAAGCAGCTTGGGCAGTTGCCGCTGAAAGAAGCTATCCAGTCAAGTGAACGTCTGGCCAAGATGATTACGCTTGAGATCGGACAAAGTGCGGAGATTGAGAAGCTGGGCATTGAGCTGATGGGCTTGTCCATTCTGGCGATTGTACCGAATAAGGAGACACTGCGGGCCTTGGAGGCGCAGGCCAGGGAGGAGATGCTCCGTAATGCGGATAATGCGCTATATGAGCGGCGCAATGCTTCGATCGAGCAGGAGCGGCGGGTGAAGGAGAATGAGCTGAATACGGAGATCGCCGTTCAGACGAAGAAGAGACAGATGCGTGAGGCACTGCTTGATTCTGACCGTTCAGCGAAGCAGAAGCAGAATGAGATGAAGGAAGAGCAGCTGGTTTTTGATACGGAGCTGGAGGAGAAGAAGCAGGCGCTGATTGAGCTGGCAACAGCGAATAAGAGAGCCGAAGCGGATGCCAAGGCTTACGAGCTGACGGCGGTAATGAATTCGCTGCAAAATGTATCGCCTAACGTCCTGCAGGCGCTGACGAATGTCGGCATGAACCCGGATAAGCTGATCGCCATCGCCTTCCAGGAGCTGGCGGAGAATGCCGGAAAGATCGGCCAGCTTAACATTACGCCGGATCTGCTGCAAGGCATCATGGCCGGTTCGGCAGGAGGCGGAGCCGGAGCAGACAGAGGAGGTAACGGACGATGA
- a CDS encoding AraC family transcriptional regulator, protein MRQPTHPAQPLSPPPPASLRSLLFQMKSIELVMQSADSVSAVRTAEQHTLLLFTGGRGELHITEQAILSVHTDKCCLLPPGASYRLDNQELTLYYYLLSFNAVTTGDSPALCLDELLPGRTELIFHPFTRVIRLAEELLAHPNSGDDLQHFRQQLRFQELLLLLLEQNYSTRQLPSPAQSVESTVHFMQNHYRESITVKQLAELAGVSPWQYTPIFQKLTGKRPLDYLTDLRIGHSKHHLLASAEPLREIARRVGFSDEYYFSRRFRQKTGVTPGQYAQSQQRRITVTDWTGHSVEIPERPKRVVYHGETLGDVLALGVKPVGGDEAFARGSVYSHRVKHLANVGFPLDPQLTRSIRPDLIILASPDEQVYRSVAGIAPSLTFDSFAPLEQRLRILGEWLGKQREAAAWLEVYHAKNAAMWQHLYAGELRTGETASALFYDHGNHLYAMGMTGLSTALYAPGGLQPTAEIKDILDKDLGFREVDPAMLHSYAGDRVFMLIPEREDSRKAMEQLLQTELWSSLPAVEQGHAYMLDGAKWNSGDALTRERLLTLLPRLLGGQKGD, encoded by the coding sequence TTGCGCCAGCCTACCCATCCCGCTCAACCTCTGTCGCCGCCCCCGCCCGCCTCTCTCCGTTCTCTGCTGTTTCAAATGAAGAGCATTGAGCTGGTGATGCAGAGTGCTGACAGCGTATCGGCCGTGCGGACTGCGGAGCAGCATACGCTTCTGCTGTTTACGGGCGGCCGCGGTGAACTGCACATCACGGAACAGGCCATACTCTCTGTACATACGGACAAGTGCTGTCTGCTGCCTCCCGGAGCCTCATACCGTCTGGATAATCAGGAGCTGACACTCTATTATTATCTGCTGTCTTTTAACGCCGTTACTACTGGGGATTCCCCTGCGCTCTGCCTGGATGAACTGCTCCCGGGGCGGACAGAACTGATCTTCCACCCCTTCACCCGGGTGATCCGGCTGGCCGAAGAGCTGCTTGCACACCCTAACAGCGGGGATGACCTCCAGCATTTCAGACAACAGCTTCGCTTCCAGGAGCTCCTGCTCCTGCTGTTAGAGCAGAATTACTCTACCCGCCAGCTGCCAAGTCCGGCGCAATCTGTAGAGAGTACGGTTCACTTCATGCAGAATCATTATAGGGAGAGCATCACAGTGAAGCAGCTCGCGGAGCTGGCCGGTGTCTCCCCCTGGCAATACACTCCTATCTTCCAAAAGCTGACCGGAAAGCGGCCGCTCGATTATCTGACCGATCTGCGCATCGGGCACTCGAAGCATCATCTGCTTGCATCCGCCGAGCCGCTGCGCGAGATTGCCCGGCGGGTCGGCTTCTCCGATGAATATTACTTCAGCCGCCGCTTCCGGCAGAAGACAGGCGTGACGCCCGGGCAATATGCCCAGTCTCAGCAGCGCCGGATTACCGTCACGGATTGGACCGGACATTCCGTAGAAATCCCTGAGCGTCCGAAGCGGGTTGTCTACCACGGGGAGACACTGGGGGATGTGCTCGCGCTGGGGGTTAAGCCTGTCGGAGGCGATGAGGCATTCGCCCGGGGCAGCGTCTATAGCCACCGGGTCAAGCATTTAGCCAATGTAGGATTTCCGCTGGACCCGCAGCTGACCCGGTCCATCCGGCCTGACCTGATTATCCTCGCAAGCCCGGATGAACAGGTCTACCGGAGTGTAGCCGGCATCGCTCCGTCACTCACCTTCGATTCCTTCGCACCGCTTGAGCAGCGGCTGCGGATTCTTGGGGAGTGGCTCGGGAAGCAGCGCGAAGCGGCGGCCTGGCTGGAAGTCTACCATGCCAAGAACGCCGCCATGTGGCAGCATCTGTACGCCGGAGAACTCCGGACGGGTGAAACGGCCTCGGCGCTGTTCTATGACCATGGCAATCATCTATACGCCATGGGAATGACCGGCTTGTCCACGGCCTTGTATGCGCCCGGCGGCCTGCAGCCGACAGCGGAGATCAAGGACATTCTGGACAAGGACCTGGGGTTCCGCGAAGTGGACCCTGCGATGCTGCACAGCTACGCGGGGGACCGTGTATTCATGCTGATTCCAGAGCGGGAGGACTCCCGGAAAGCCATGGAGCAGCTGCTCCAGACGGAGCTCTGGAGCAGTCTGCCTGCCGTGGAGCAGGGCCATGCCTATATGCTGGATGGAGCCAAATGGAATTCCGGCGATGCGCTGACCCGGGAGCGGCTGCTCACACTGCTGCCCAGACTGCTGGGCGGTCAGAAAGGGGACTAG
- a CDS encoding GGDEF domain-containing protein — protein MLTILSILIGVLTVYSSLRLTSDFSRQTQRTRAVRSSLVVLVISAGLGGMHLLGRRGLTGFTTEGRSLLISLFLYMLTLAGILYLFLRMRMILGEREQLKELAYRDTLTGLLNKNGMDHFWDHCKMSEQLAVLYLDLNRFKSINDTLGHHTGDLLLEAVGTSLQQFTCKGKRHIFRVGGDEFVIIAKRYSRKEAEQLALKVLERITRTYKLESHELFVSASVGITISQGRIDPKQLLQEADSAMYNAKQLGSGRYAVYKQESRIPSVKLLSSSRAQ, from the coding sequence ATGTTGACAATTTTATCCATACTTATAGGGGTACTGACCGTATATAGCTCGCTCAGACTGACAAGCGATTTCTCACGACAAACGCAAAGAACCCGGGCAGTCCGCTCGAGTCTTGTGGTGCTGGTGATTAGTGCCGGACTTGGGGGCATGCATCTGCTCGGCAGAAGAGGCTTAACCGGCTTCACTACAGAAGGCAGAAGCCTGCTGATCTCTTTGTTCCTGTACATGCTGACACTCGCTGGTATTCTGTATCTGTTCCTGCGGATGCGCATGATCCTTGGGGAGCGTGAGCAGCTCAAGGAATTGGCATACCGGGATACGCTGACCGGCCTGCTGAATAAGAACGGAATGGATCATTTCTGGGATCATTGCAAAATGAGCGAGCAGCTTGCGGTATTATATCTGGACCTGAACCGGTTCAAATCGATTAACGATACCCTCGGCCATCATACAGGGGATTTGTTACTGGAGGCCGTTGGAACCAGCCTGCAGCAATTCACCTGCAAGGGCAAGCGGCATATTTTCCGGGTCGGCGGAGATGAATTCGTCATTATCGCCAAACGCTACAGCCGCAAGGAGGCAGAGCAGCTTGCTCTTAAGGTTCTGGAGCGCATCACCCGTACCTATAAGCTGGAGAGCCATGAATTATTCGTGTCCGCAAGTGTCGGGATCACGATAAGCCAGGGCCGTATCGATCCGAAGCAGCTGCTTCAGGAGGCGGATTCCGCCATGTACAACGCCAAGCAGCTGGGCAGCGGACGTTATGCCGTATACAAGCAGGAGAGCCGTATTCCTTCCGTGAAGCTGCTCAGCAGCTCAAGAGCGCAATAA
- a CDS encoding GNAT family N-acetyltransferase — MSADHTLRVVSVQEISLELREELSSLLIAVVEDGASIGFLPPLGEDEATAYWQSVSGPAVRLWIALEGETVVGTVQLHLVLKPNAPHRAEVAKLMVHPAHRRKGIAGVLLETAEQAAAAGRRTLLVLDTREGDPSNLLYQSRGYIEAGKIPDYVISASGGMDATVIYYKQQ; from the coding sequence ATGAGCGCAGATCATACATTACGAGTAGTATCCGTTCAAGAGATTAGCCTGGAGCTTAGAGAGGAATTAAGCTCTTTATTAATTGCTGTTGTGGAAGATGGCGCATCCATCGGATTCCTGCCTCCGCTGGGGGAGGACGAGGCCACTGCTTATTGGCAAAGTGTCTCCGGGCCTGCGGTGCGGCTGTGGATAGCGCTGGAGGGTGAGACGGTTGTCGGCACTGTGCAGCTGCATCTGGTACTGAAGCCCAACGCTCCGCACCGGGCGGAAGTCGCCAAGCTGATGGTCCATCCGGCACACCGCCGCAAGGGAATTGCGGGCGTGCTGCTGGAGACTGCCGAGCAGGCTGCCGCCGCCGGGAGACGGACACTGCTGGTGCTGGACACCCGCGAAGGCGATCCGTCCAATCTGCTCTATCAGTCACGGGGATATATAGAGGCCGGCAAGATTCCTGACTATGTCATTTCTGCCAGCGGAGGCATGGATGCCACGGTGATCTATTACAAACAGCAATAA
- a CDS encoding RDD family protein, whose protein sequence is MEPRIEEELNLYEFVGFWKRVLINIIDSLILILPTYLLTRISVPAAESAGSAFPLFIQFVLLMAFNIFMVVRYGGTPGRLLLGARIVDENGRYPVLKQALIRDSFIIVNSFLAVVVSLNTEALSAIPSSLVNWSPLAADINVFLGWVVVVDCLFVAFTQRKRALHDLMARTYVVNKTALDRDLTGKFIA, encoded by the coding sequence ATGGAGCCGCGGATTGAGGAAGAGCTCAATTTGTACGAATTTGTAGGCTTTTGGAAAAGAGTGCTGATTAATATCATTGACTCACTTATTCTTATCCTACCTACCTATTTACTGACCAGGATTTCAGTGCCGGCGGCAGAGTCTGCAGGGTCAGCTTTTCCGCTTTTTATACAGTTTGTACTGCTTATGGCGTTCAATATATTTATGGTTGTCCGATACGGCGGGACGCCGGGCAGGCTGCTTCTGGGGGCAAGAATCGTTGATGAGAATGGAAGATATCCTGTGCTCAAGCAGGCTTTGATCAGGGATAGTTTTATTATTGTTAACAGCTTCCTGGCAGTGGTTGTGAGTCTGAATACCGAGGCGTTATCCGCCATACCAAGCAGTCTGGTGAACTGGAGTCCGCTTGCGGCCGATATAAATGTGTTTTTGGGCTGGGTAGTGGTCGTGGATTGCCTGTTCGTCGCATTCACCCAGCGCAAACGGGCGCTGCATGATCTGATGGCTCGTACTTATGTGGTGAACAAAACGGCGCTGGACCGTGATCTGACAGGCAAATTCATAGCATAA
- a CDS encoding glycerophosphodiester phosphodiesterase: MNIINFAHRGASAAAPENTMAAFRKGLELGATGIETDVQMTSDGAVVVIHDESLNRTTSGSGYVKDKTLREVLEVDAGSWFSPEFAGEQIPTLDELLDLLQGRETILNIELKNGTFLYPGMEEKVIAAVREQGMSERVVISSFNHYSLAYCKSLAPEIRTGILYGEGLYRPWNYAATLQADALHAHHSSVLPEFVNAAAEKGIVYHPWTVNDPERMQALIDAEVAGIITDHPDVLAGLLAARGV, translated from the coding sequence ATGAACATCATTAATTTCGCGCATCGCGGCGCATCCGCAGCCGCCCCGGAGAACACAATGGCGGCCTTCCGCAAGGGTCTTGAGCTTGGCGCAACCGGCATTGAGACCGACGTACAAATGACCAGTGACGGAGCAGTGGTAGTGATCCATGATGAGAGTCTTAACCGCACCACTTCAGGCAGCGGTTATGTGAAGGATAAGACGCTACGTGAGGTGCTGGAGGTAGACGCAGGCTCCTGGTTTAGCCCAGAGTTCGCAGGAGAACAGATTCCGACACTGGACGAGCTGCTGGATCTGCTGCAAGGCCGGGAGACGATTCTGAATATAGAGCTGAAGAACGGAACCTTCCTCTATCCCGGCATGGAAGAGAAGGTAATCGCCGCTGTCCGGGAGCAGGGTATGAGTGAGCGGGTCGTGATCTCCAGCTTCAATCATTATTCCCTGGCGTACTGCAAGTCGCTGGCACCGGAGATCCGTACGGGTATTCTCTACGGGGAGGGACTCTACCGTCCTTGGAATTACGCGGCTACCCTGCAAGCGGATGCGCTGCATGCCCATCACTCCTCGGTACTGCCGGAGTTCGTGAATGCCGCAGCGGAGAAAGGCATTGTCTATCATCCGTGGACGGTTAATGATCCCGAGCGGATGCAGGCATTAATCGATGCTGAGGTAGCGGGGATCATTACGGATCATCCAGATGTTCTGGCCGGGCTTTTGGCTGCCAGAGGCGTCTGA